A portion of the Tenacibaculum todarodis genome contains these proteins:
- a CDS encoding class I SAM-dependent methyltransferase — MGIFEFERIKELIQLHITKKNATIIDVGGGTGKYSEWLAKKEHKVHLVEPVLKHIKLAEQRAKKLQNPFSITIGEAKKLPFEDNTADLVILHGPLYHLQKREDRVTAILEAKEFLKKGGIILGFGINATASTVVGLMNGMIHANSFLICVKRNLQQEFTMLQKIFRFY, encoded by the coding sequence ATGGGTATTTTTGAATTTGAAAGAATTAAAGAACTTATTCAACTTCATATTACTAAGAAAAATGCTACTATAATTGATGTTGGTGGCGGAACTGGAAAATACAGCGAATGGTTGGCTAAAAAAGAACACAAAGTTCATTTAGTAGAGCCTGTTTTAAAACACATTAAATTAGCGGAACAAAGAGCCAAAAAACTACAAAATCCATTTTCTATTACAATTGGTGAAGCTAAAAAATTACCTTTTGAAGACAACACTGCTGATTTGGTAATTTTACACGGACCTTTATATCATTTGCAAAAAAGAGAAGACAGAGTTACTGCCATTTTAGAAGCTAAAGAGTTTTTGAAAAAAGGCGGAATTATTTTAGGGTTTGGGATTAATGCAACAGCTTCAACCGTTGTTGGTTTAATGAACGGGATGATTCATGCTAACTCATTTTTGATATGTGTAAAGAGGAACTTACAACAGGAATTCACAATGCTCCAAAAGATTTTCCGTTTTTATTAG
- a CDS encoding sigma-70 family RNA polymerase sigma factor → MTTQEVWTKYHTDLQNFIISKVKEKTIADDILQDSFIKIHTKLHTLKDITKLKSWCFSIARNSILDYWKTTNKTVEMANFESKTEIEDNVHTEKDCLRGILKNLPKKYRDPLFLSDIKGLKQQEVAEQLKQTLPTTKSQIQRARKLIAEGFMDCCGFVMNTKGNLVGEIQEKEDCKICN, encoded by the coding sequence ATGACTACACAAGAGGTTTGGACTAAATATCATACAGATTTACAAAATTTTATCATCAGCAAAGTAAAAGAAAAAACTATTGCTGATGATATTTTGCAAGACTCTTTTATTAAAATTCACACTAAACTACATACTTTAAAAGACATTACTAAATTAAAATCCTGGTGTTTTTCTATTGCTCGAAATTCAATTTTAGATTATTGGAAAACCACAAATAAAACTGTAGAAATGGCCAATTTTGAAAGCAAAACTGAGATTGAAGATAATGTCCATACAGAAAAAGATTGTCTTCGCGGAATCCTAAAAAACTTACCTAAAAAATATAGAGATCCGTTGTTTTTATCTGACATAAAAGGATTAAAACAGCAAGAAGTTGCTGAGCAATTAAAACAAACTTTACCAACTACAAAATCTCAAATACAACGTGCACGTAAATTAATTGCTGAAGGTTTTATGGATTGCTGTGGTTTTGTAATGAATACTAAAGGGAATTTAGTTGGCGAAATTCAAGAGAAAGAAGACTGTAAAATCTGTAATTAA
- a CDS encoding amidohydrolase yields MKKFIYILSFLLIAVSCKKENVDMLVINANSYTVNSNFDKAEAFAIKDGKFIAVGSSEEIHEKYQSENTIDAKNQTIVPGLIDAHCHFYRMGLQQQKVSLEGTKSYDEVLEKLVAFQKEKNTTFITGRGWDQNDWEVKEFPTKEKLDKLFPTIPVAVGRVDGHALLVNQAAIDLSGITKDTKVSGGEIMMKNGKMTGVLIDAAMDFIKFPSTSKKEAIQGLLDAQKISFSYGLTTVDDAGISKNTIELIDSLQQVGSLKMRVYAMVSGDNQKEIDYYINKGITKTDRLNVRSFKVYGDGALGSRGAAMRKPYSDRENHFGALIYSPERYQELAKQIANSEFQMNTHAIGDSANTWLLKTYKDVLKSVKNRRWRIEHAQIISPEDFKNFDNILPSVQPTHATSDMYWAGDRVGKERVKGAYAFKDLLNNYGKIALGTDFPVEQVNPFLTFYAATIRKDIDNYPVNGYQMENALTREETLKGMTIWAAYSNFEENEKGSIEVGKFADFVILNQDIMKVEGNKLPKTKAVSTFVNGEKVY; encoded by the coding sequence ATGAAAAAATTTATTTATATACTTAGTTTTTTATTAATTGCAGTTTCTTGTAAAAAAGAAAATGTAGATATGTTAGTTATCAACGCAAACTCTTATACAGTAAATTCTAATTTTGATAAAGCAGAAGCTTTTGCCATAAAAGATGGTAAATTTATTGCGGTTGGTTCTTCGGAAGAAATTCATGAAAAATATCAATCAGAAAATACAATCGATGCAAAAAATCAAACTATAGTTCCTGGTTTAATTGATGCACATTGCCATTTTTACAGAATGGGTTTACAGCAACAAAAAGTTAGTTTAGAAGGCACAAAAAGTTACGATGAAGTTTTAGAAAAACTGGTTGCTTTTCAAAAAGAAAAAAACACAACTTTTATCACGGGTCGTGGTTGGGATCAAAACGATTGGGAAGTTAAAGAATTTCCGACAAAAGAAAAATTAGATAAACTTTTTCCAACAATACCTGTTGCAGTTGGAAGAGTTGATGGACACGCATTGTTAGTTAATCAGGCTGCAATAGATTTATCAGGTATTACAAAAGACACTAAAGTTTCTGGTGGTGAAATTATGATGAAAAACGGAAAAATGACTGGTGTTTTAATTGATGCTGCAATGGATTTTATAAAATTTCCTTCAACTTCAAAAAAAGAAGCAATTCAAGGTTTGTTAGATGCTCAAAAAATATCATTTTCGTATGGTTTAACTACAGTTGATGATGCTGGAATTAGCAAAAACACAATCGAATTAATAGACAGTTTACAACAAGTTGGAAGTTTAAAAATGCGTGTGTACGCAATGGTTTCTGGTGATAATCAAAAAGAAATAGATTATTACATTAACAAAGGAATTACAAAAACTGATAGACTAAATGTCCGCTCGTTTAAAGTGTATGGAGATGGTGCTTTAGGTTCCAGAGGAGCTGCAATGCGCAAACCATATTCCGACAGAGAAAATCATTTTGGTGCTTTAATTTATTCACCTGAAAGGTATCAAGAATTGGCAAAACAAATTGCTAATTCAGAATTTCAAATGAACACACACGCAATTGGAGATTCTGCAAATACTTGGTTGTTAAAAACCTATAAAGATGTTTTAAAAAGTGTAAAAAATAGACGTTGGAGAATTGAACATGCACAAATAATATCACCAGAAGATTTCAAAAATTTTGATAATATTTTACCATCTGTTCAACCTACACATGCAACTTCAGACATGTACTGGGCTGGAGATAGAGTTGGAAAAGAACGTGTAAAAGGTGCTTATGCATTCAAAGATTTATTAAATAATTACGGTAAAATTGCTTTGGGAACAGATTTTCCGGTAGAACAAGTAAATCCGTTTTTAACATTTTACGCTGCTACAATAAGGAAAGACATTGACAACTATCCCGTAAATGGATATCAAATGGAAAATGCTTTAACCAGAGAAGAAACCTTAAAAGGAATGACAATTTGGGCTGCTTATTCAAATTTTGAAGAAAATGAAAAAGGTTCTATTGAAGTAGGAAAATTTGCAGATTTTGTTATTTTAAATCAAGATATTATGAAAGTTGAGGGCAATAAATTACCAAAAACCAAAGCTGTTTCGACCTTTGTAAATGGAGAAAAAGTATATTAA
- a CDS encoding MauE/DoxX family redox-associated membrane protein: METFILVIRIIFGLFLIYAGVMHFIKPKFFNGFIPKPLPKLTVNYIAGFLEMAIGIGLLFNQTAKNSAIGFFILMLIFLPLHIWDLTKEKPAIGSKKLAIIRLPLQFVLLYAAYLIYLHS; the protein is encoded by the coding sequence ATGGAGACGTTTATTTTGGTAATTCGTATAATTTTTGGGCTATTCTTAATCTATGCTGGGGTTATGCATTTTATAAAACCGAAGTTTTTTAATGGTTTTATTCCAAAGCCGTTACCTAAATTAACGGTAAATTATATTGCTGGTTTTTTGGAAATGGCTATTGGAATTGGTTTATTATTTAATCAAACTGCAAAAAATTCAGCCATTGGTTTTTTTATTTTGATGCTCATTTTTCTCCCATTACATATTTGGGATCTAACAAAAGAGAAACCAGCAATTGGTTCTAAAAAGTTAGCTATAATAAGACTTCCTTTACAATTTGTATTATTATATGCAGCTTATTTAATCTATTTACACTCATGA